A genomic stretch from Calidithermus timidus DSM 17022 includes:
- a CDS encoding ZIP family metal transporter — protein MTLSVFLYALLTAIATGLGALPFLLWRGLSRRALGIANSVAAGLMLAASFGLIYEGVSYSLARTLLGVFAGLAFILAAHRFLGRYDDIQLGNLGALDSRKALLLVGIMTVHSFAEGVGVGVSFGGGEALGLFITLAIAVHNIPEGLAISLVLVPKGVSVLKAAWWSVFSSLPQPLMAVPAFLFVEAFKPLLPFGLGFAAGAMIWLAIAEILPEALEDAPASSVATALTLSVTAMVAFQFLLSA, from the coding sequence ATGACCCTGAGTGTATTCCTCTACGCTCTGCTGACCGCCATCGCCACGGGTTTGGGGGCCCTGCCTTTTCTGTTATGGCGTGGCCTCAGCCGCCGGGCGCTGGGCATTGCCAACTCGGTAGCGGCCGGGCTGATGTTGGCGGCCAGCTTTGGCCTGATCTATGAGGGGGTAAGCTACAGCCTCGCGCGCACCTTGCTGGGGGTCTTCGCGGGCCTGGCCTTCATCCTGGCCGCACACCGCTTCCTGGGCCGTTACGACGACATTCAGTTGGGCAACCTGGGTGCGCTGGATTCGCGTAAGGCCCTGCTGCTGGTGGGGATCATGACCGTGCACTCTTTTGCCGAAGGGGTGGGTGTGGGGGTTTCGTTCGGTGGAGGAGAGGCTTTGGGCTTGTTCATCACCCTGGCCATCGCGGTGCACAACATCCCCGAGGGCCTGGCGATCAGCCTGGTGCTGGTGCCCAAAGGGGTTTCGGTGCTCAAGGCCGCCTGGTGGAGCGTGTTTTCCTCTCTTCCCCAACCCCTCATGGCGGTACCCGCGTTCTTGTTTGTCGAGGCCTTCAAACCGCTGCTGCCCTTTGGGCTGGGCTTTGCAGCGGGGGCCATGATCTGGCTGGCTATAGCGGAGATCCTGCCCGAGGCCCTCGAGGACGCCCCGGCTTCCAGCGTAGCCACCGCCCTCACCCTCTCGGTGACGGCGATGGTGGCCTTCCAGTTCTTGCTCAGCGCTTGA
- the rsfS gene encoding ribosome silencing factor: protein MVKTLDATRKIELIRQSLEDKKAENVVALDLRQASESLDFFVIASGTSRPHLEALERAVRERLEDEGLFPLHVEGPSQRWILLDYGEVLVHIMTPEAREYYDLEGFWTDARRLSA from the coding sequence ATGGTGAAAACACTGGATGCTACCCGGAAGATCGAGTTGATTCGCCAATCCCTGGAAGACAAGAAGGCCGAAAACGTGGTGGCTCTGGACCTACGGCAGGCATCCGAGAGCCTCGATTTCTTTGTCATCGCCTCCGGCACCAGCCGTCCCCACCTCGAGGCCCTCGAGCGCGCGGTGCGCGAACGCCTGGAGGACGAAGGCCTCTTTCCCCTCCACGTCGAAGGCCCCAGCCAGCGCTGGATCCTGCTCGATTACGGCGAGGTGCTCGTGCACATCATGACCCCCGAGGCCCGTGAGTACTATGACCTCGAGGGCTTCTGGACCGACGCTCGGCGCCTGAGCGCCTAA
- a CDS encoding cation:proton antiporter family protein — protein sequence MEALWVLGAYVLGLGASALGLPPLVGYLAAGFGLGALGLHGGDFLHKLAHAGVLLLLFSVGLKLRLASLFRPEVLGVGSLHLLLAGSLTTLLLWHWLGSAAWYVGLGLGFSSTVLAIKLLEEKRELSTYHGRVVVGILVLQDLVAVALLALAGVKTPTPWALLLLLLPLLRPLVVWVLEKSGHDELLLLFGVGLALGGGSLAEAVGLSGELGALLMGALLAGHAQTTELSRTVWGLKEAFLVAFFLEIGLGGFPELKLLGVGFLILLSLPLQLAIFFVLFVLFGLRARTAFVSAVALGTFSEFTLITSSAAVRNGVLDESWGTLLALVVAASLVLAAPLNRRVHRLYDRLEPYLLRFERSGDHPDREPTRLGQARWLVVGMGRTGGAAYKLLEREGERVVGLDADPAKLEAHRAKGRRVLYGDAEDPELWERLELSGIRGVLLTMPDFEAKLRAVEGLRRRGFPGLIAVTSYHLEEDPLFEKAGVNCIFHPFAEAGERLAERALELHKEEAVEGRGTSVVDGR from the coding sequence ATGGAAGCCCTTTGGGTGCTGGGAGCTTATGTGTTGGGCTTGGGGGCGAGTGCGCTGGGGCTGCCGCCCCTGGTGGGCTACCTGGCCGCAGGGTTTGGCCTGGGTGCGCTGGGTTTGCACGGCGGGGATTTTCTGCACAAGCTGGCCCACGCGGGCGTGCTGCTGCTGTTGTTCAGCGTAGGGCTGAAGCTGCGGCTGGCCAGCCTGTTCCGCCCCGAGGTGCTGGGGGTGGGGAGCCTACATCTGTTGCTGGCCGGGAGCCTGACCACGCTGCTGCTGTGGCACTGGCTGGGCAGCGCGGCCTGGTACGTGGGGCTGGGGCTGGGGTTTTCCAGCACGGTGTTGGCGATCAAGCTGCTGGAGGAAAAGCGCGAACTCTCCACTTACCACGGGCGGGTGGTGGTGGGCATCCTGGTCTTGCAGGATTTGGTGGCGGTGGCCTTGTTGGCGCTGGCCGGGGTCAAGACCCCCACGCCCTGGGCCTTGTTGCTGCTGCTATTGCCACTGTTGCGGCCGCTGGTGGTCTGGGTGCTCGAGAAGAGCGGCCACGACGAGTTGCTGTTGCTCTTCGGGGTCGGGCTAGCCCTGGGTGGGGGCAGCCTGGCGGAGGCGGTGGGGCTTTCGGGTGAGCTGGGGGCTTTGCTGATGGGAGCCCTCCTGGCTGGCCACGCCCAGACCACCGAGCTTTCGCGTACAGTGTGGGGTCTGAAAGAAGCTTTCCTGGTGGCCTTCTTCCTCGAGATCGGGCTGGGCGGTTTCCCTGAACTGAAGCTGTTGGGGGTGGGCTTTTTGATCTTGCTCTCGCTGCCGCTGCAACTGGCGATTTTCTTCGTGCTGTTCGTGCTGTTTGGCTTGCGGGCACGTACGGCCTTCGTCTCGGCGGTGGCGCTGGGAACTTTCAGTGAGTTTACCCTCATCACCTCGAGCGCCGCCGTGCGCAATGGGGTGCTGGATGAGTCCTGGGGCACGCTGCTGGCCTTGGTGGTGGCGGCCTCGCTGGTGCTGGCGGCTCCGCTCAACCGCCGGGTCCACCGGCTGTACGACCGGCTCGAGCCCTACCTGCTGCGCTTCGAGCGCTCGGGCGACCACCCCGACCGCGAGCCCACCCGGCTGGGGCAGGCCCGTTGGCTGGTGGTGGGCATGGGACGCACGGGTGGGGCGGCCTATAAGCTGCTCGAGCGCGAAGGGGAGCGGGTGGTGGGGCTGGACGCCGACCCGGCCAAGCTGGAGGCCCACCGCGCTAAGGGCCGCCGGGTGCTCTACGGCGACGCCGAGGACCCCGAGCTGTGGGAGCGGCTCGAGCTCTCGGGGATCAGGGGGGTGCTGCTGACCATGCCCGACTTCGAGGCCAAGCTGCGTGCGGTGGAGGGTCTGCGTCGCCGGGGGTTCCCCGGCCTGATCGCCGTGACCAGCTATCACCTCGAGGAGGACCCGCTGTTCGAGAAAGCAGGAGTGAACTGCATCTTCCATCCCTTTGCCGAGGCCGGTGAGCGCCTGGCTGAGCGGGCACTGGAGCTGCACAAGGAGGAGGCTGTCGAGGGTCGGGGTACATCGGTGGTGGATGGTCGATAG
- a CDS encoding bacteriohemerythrin produces MAIEWNASYETGEARIDGQHRNLFDYVNRLERLLESTPPGSPPNREEVDNLLAFLESYVNTHFAYEELCMTLRGCPIARKNKEAHDRFLALYADFTQQHKARGGASVEMLRELHGTLKNWLVGHICNIDVQLRGRTPVGTA; encoded by the coding sequence ATGGCGATCGAGTGGAACGCGAGCTATGAAACCGGCGAAGCGCGCATCGACGGGCAGCACCGCAACCTCTTCGACTACGTCAACCGCCTCGAGCGCCTGCTCGAGTCCACCCCGCCCGGCAGCCCCCCAAACCGCGAAGAGGTGGACAATCTCTTGGCGTTCTTGGAGAGCTACGTCAACACCCACTTCGCCTACGAGGAGCTGTGCATGACGCTGCGGGGTTGCCCCATCGCCCGCAAGAACAAGGAGGCGCACGATCGCTTCCTGGCCCTCTACGCCGACTTCACCCAGCAGCACAAAGCGCGTGGAGGGGCCAGCGTCGAGATGCTGCGCGAACTGCACGGGACGCTGAAGAACTGGCTGGTAGGGCACATCTGCAACATCGACGTGCAATTGCGGGGCCGTACTCCTGTCGGCACGGCCTGA
- a CDS encoding LCP family protein, translating to MRRPRASLILLSLGFFGLAAAIHFAPTPGDLRYGGGGSGFRAGGELEMNLVIAARDIEYCGYHTPCGAGERTDTIFYAAVRGSEVSLLAIPRDLYTPLTGGKINGAYARGKAQGLVDAVEEALGLPVDHYLILTLDVVKVLVDAVDGVDVVLSEPMKYSDRAAGLYIDFPAGPNHFDGADAVKYMRFRHSYGSDYSRLDRIKDLLSHVAEKIKQPKYWGRLPGLANQVWSRLETDLSLQDALAWLPYLRNVSLRSATLPTYEDGFFLRYDEQERNRFLNDFLSLKLDLLTGIAPEGKVAVLAPTAADSESARQNGTDPLEGFRRLGLPLPEVAENTLALGPGVYIRTGSSSVEVGRYYAELLHLPLFTRYQLSPSGYDALIVLPKCGSCG from the coding sequence ATGCGCCGACCTCGAGCTTCCCTGATCCTTCTGAGCCTGGGCTTCTTCGGCCTGGCGGCGGCTATCCATTTTGCCCCTACCCCCGGCGACTTGCGCTACGGTGGCGGGGGCAGCGGTTTTCGGGCGGGTGGTGAGCTCGAGATGAACCTGGTGATCGCCGCCCGTGACATCGAATATTGCGGCTACCACACCCCTTGCGGGGCGGGCGAGCGCACCGACACCATCTTCTACGCTGCCGTCAGGGGCAGCGAGGTGAGCCTGCTGGCCATACCCCGCGACCTCTACACCCCCCTGACCGGTGGCAAGATCAACGGAGCCTATGCCAGGGGCAAAGCCCAGGGGCTGGTGGACGCCGTCGAGGAAGCGCTGGGGCTGCCGGTGGATCACTACCTCATCCTCACGCTCGACGTGGTCAAGGTGCTCGTGGACGCGGTGGACGGGGTGGACGTGGTCTTGAGCGAGCCCATGAAGTACAGCGACCGCGCCGCCGGGCTCTACATCGACTTTCCCGCCGGTCCCAACCACTTCGACGGGGCCGACGCGGTGAAGTACATGCGCTTCCGCCACAGCTACGGCAGTGATTACAGCCGCCTCGACCGCATCAAGGACCTGTTGAGCCACGTCGCCGAGAAGATCAAGCAGCCTAAATACTGGGGCCGCCTGCCGGGGCTGGCCAACCAGGTCTGGAGCAGGCTCGAGACCGACCTCAGCCTGCAGGACGCGCTGGCCTGGCTCCCCTATCTGCGCAACGTCTCGCTGCGCTCGGCCACGCTGCCCACCTACGAGGACGGCTTCTTCCTGCGTTACGATGAGCAAGAGCGCAACCGCTTCCTCAACGATTTTCTCTCGCTCAAGCTCGACCTGCTCACCGGCATCGCTCCCGAGGGCAAGGTGGCGGTGCTGGCGCCCACTGCCGCAGATTCGGAGAGCGCTCGGCAAAACGGCACCGACCCCCTCGAGGGCTTCCGTCGCCTGGGCCTGCCCCTGCCCGAGGTAGCCGAGAACACCCTGGCGCTGGGGCCGGGGGTCTACATCCGCACCGGCAGCAGCTCGGTCGAGGTGGGCCGCTATTACGCGGAGTTGCTGCACCTGCCGCTGTTCACCCGTTACCAGCTCAGCCCCTCAGGCTACGACGCCCTGATCGTGCTGCCCAAATGTGGTTCCTGCGGATAG
- the yqeK gene encoding bis(5'-nucleosyl)-tetraphosphatase (symmetrical) YqeK — protein sequence MRQLVSPERFAHILRVAELAERIAAANGLEPERAYLAGILHDAAREFAPERLAELAPPQNEVEREHPKALHGRAGRRLAEEWGIEDEEVLEAIEGHVYGAHPKHAIAMAVYVADVSEPGRGVNAEIRDLALGGQLLEAYRQAVRSKVEYLQRKGIPVHPRTLEAYRELISEPRPGFRL from the coding sequence GTGCGCCAGCTGGTCAGCCCCGAGCGCTTCGCCCACATCCTGCGGGTGGCCGAGCTGGCCGAGCGCATCGCCGCGGCCAACGGGCTCGAGCCCGAACGGGCTTACCTGGCGGGCATCCTCCACGACGCGGCCCGCGAGTTCGCCCCCGAGCGCTTAGCCGAGCTGGCTCCCCCGCAGAACGAGGTCGAGCGCGAGCACCCCAAGGCCCTGCACGGGCGGGCCGGGCGGCGTCTGGCCGAGGAGTGGGGCATCGAGGATGAGGAAGTGCTCGAGGCTATCGAGGGTCATGTCTACGGCGCACACCCCAAACACGCCATCGCGATGGCGGTTTATGTGGCCGACGTGTCGGAGCCGGGGCGCGGGGTCAACGCCGAGATCCGCGATCTGGCGCTGGGAGGGCAGTTGCTCGAGGCCTACCGCCAAGCCGTGCGCAGCAAGGTCGAATACCTTCAGCGCAAGGGCATTCCCGTTCATCCCCGCACCCTCGAGGCCTACCGGGAGCTGATCAGCGAGCCCAGACCAGGCTTCAGGCTTTAG
- the nadD gene encoding nicotinate-nucleotide adenylyltransferase, protein MRIGIFGGSFDPIHLGHLLAASEAAAALGLERVLFVTAARPPHKTPVAPPEARHEMVLLATARDPRFEASRLELDRPGPSYTVDTLLEAQQRHPAAELFFITGADAYNDADSWYQAERLDDLAHLVAVTRPGHTPEIHPFFRERTRLLEIPGYDVSSSEIRRRLREGRTVRYLLPLEVEVYIGKHGFYRVG, encoded by the coding sequence ATGCGCATCGGTATCTTCGGCGGCAGCTTCGACCCCATCCACCTGGGGCACCTGCTGGCGGCCTCGGAGGCGGCAGCGGCGCTGGGGCTCGAGCGGGTGCTCTTCGTCACGGCGGCCCGTCCGCCCCACAAAACGCCGGTGGCCCCGCCCGAGGCCCGGCACGAGATGGTGCTGCTGGCCACCGCCCGCGACCCCCGCTTCGAGGCCAGCCGCCTCGAGCTCGACCGCCCCGGCCCCAGTTACACCGTCGATACCCTGCTCGAGGCTCAGCAGCGCCACCCGGCTGCTGAGCTTTTTTTCATCACCGGAGCCGATGCCTACAACGACGCCGACTCCTGGTACCAGGCCGAGCGCCTCGACGACCTGGCCCACCTGGTCGCGGTGACCCGCCCCGGCCACACCCCCGAGATCCACCCCTTCTTCCGGGAGCGCACCCGCCTCCTGGAGATTCCCGGCTACGACGTTTCCAGCAGCGAGATTCGCAGGCGGCTGCGCGAAGGCCGCACAGTGCGCTATCTGCTGCCTTTGGAAGTGGAGGTTTACATTGGCAAACACGGCTTTTACCGAGTGGGCTGA
- the obgE gene encoding GTPase ObgE produces the protein MFRDTLEITVIAGRGGDGAISFWREKYIAKGGPDGGDGGDGGSVILRALGQVDSLSTLSKRIYRAEDGEHGLGKGMDGRAGRDLVVEVPRGTRVFDAESGELLADLVEEGQSVVAAQGGQGGRGNRHFVTPTRQAPRFAEGGLPGEKRRLRLELMLLADVGLVGYPNAGKSSLLADLTAASPKVAAYPFTTLAPNLGVIERAEGERITMADIPGIIEGASQGRGLGLDFLRHIGRTRVLLYVLDGSDKPTETLRTLQGELRAYDPELLKRPSLVALNKIDLLTPEEVGRLEAELATVGLPVLAISALSGEGLEPLVDALFALVQAAPKPVLQTPAPPPPPDTGIRIEEVEEGVFEVRAPQLERQLSRMKGEVSEMAGYLQDLFRRYRVESALEARGVRAGDTVRLAGVEFEYIPEV, from the coding sequence ATGTTCAGGGATACGCTCGAGATCACGGTCATAGCCGGGCGCGGGGGTGACGGGGCCATCAGCTTCTGGCGCGAGAAGTACATCGCCAAGGGCGGCCCCGACGGGGGCGATGGGGGCGACGGGGGCTCGGTCATCCTGCGGGCGCTAGGGCAGGTGGACTCCCTTTCCACCCTCTCCAAACGCATCTACCGCGCCGAGGACGGCGAGCACGGCCTGGGCAAGGGCATGGACGGGCGCGCAGGCCGCGATCTGGTGGTGGAGGTGCCGCGGGGAACGCGGGTCTTCGATGCGGAGAGCGGGGAGTTGCTGGCCGACCTGGTCGAAGAAGGCCAGAGCGTGGTGGCGGCCCAGGGCGGTCAGGGTGGGCGGGGCAACCGCCACTTTGTCACCCCTACGCGCCAGGCGCCCCGCTTCGCCGAAGGGGGTCTGCCCGGTGAGAAGCGGCGGCTGCGGCTGGAGCTGATGCTGCTGGCCGACGTGGGCTTGGTGGGCTACCCCAACGCGGGCAAGAGCAGCCTGCTGGCCGACCTCACCGCGGCCTCGCCAAAGGTGGCCGCCTACCCCTTCACCACGCTGGCTCCCAACCTCGGCGTCATCGAGCGCGCTGAGGGCGAGCGCATCACCATGGCCGACATCCCCGGCATCATCGAGGGGGCTAGCCAGGGCAGGGGGCTAGGGCTCGACTTCCTGCGCCACATCGGGCGCACGCGGGTGCTGCTGTACGTGCTCGACGGCAGCGACAAACCCACAGAAACCCTGCGCACGCTGCAAGGGGAACTGCGGGCTTACGACCCCGAGCTCCTGAAGCGGCCCTCGCTGGTCGCGCTCAACAAGATCGACCTGCTCACCCCCGAAGAGGTTGGCAGGCTCGAGGCCGAGCTCGCCACCGTTGGCCTGCCGGTGCTGGCCATCTCGGCGCTCAGTGGGGAGGGCCTCGAGCCGCTGGTCGATGCCCTCTTCGCCCTGGTGCAGGCCGCGCCAAAGCCCGTCCTCCAGACCCCCGCGCCCCCTCCCCCACCCGACACCGGCATCCGAATCGAGGAGGTCGAGGAGGGGGTCTTCGAGGTCAGGGCCCCGCAGCTCGAGCGCCAGCTCTCGCGCATGAAGGGCGAGGTGAGCGAGATGGCGGGGTACTTACAGGATTTGTTCAGGCGCTATCGTGTAGAATCGGCGCTCGAGGCCCGCGGTGTCCGCGCGGGCGACACCGTAAGGCTCGCCGGGGTGGAATTCGAGTACATCCCGGAGGTGTGA
- the rpmA gene encoding 50S ribosomal protein L27 has protein sequence MAHKKGLGSTKNGRDSQAKRLGVKKFGGEVVRAGNVLVRQRGTKFRAGAGVGMGRDYTLFALVDGVVEFADKGRMGRFVSVKPAETATQA, from the coding sequence ATGGCACACAAGAAAGGTCTGGGTTCGACCAAGAACGGGCGCGACTCCCAAGCCAAGCGCCTGGGCGTGAAGAAGTTCGGCGGCGAGGTGGTGCGGGCCGGTAACGTGCTGGTGCGCCAGCGCGGCACCAAGTTCCGCGCGGGAGCAGGCGTGGGCATGGGCCGCGACTACACCCTCTTCGCCCTGGTGGATGGGGTGGTGGAGTTCGCGGACAAAGGCCGCATGGGGCGCTTCGTCTCGGTGAAGCCCGCCGAAACAGCCACCCAAGCCTAA
- the rplU gene encoding 50S ribosomal protein L21, whose protein sequence is MFAIIETGGKQYRAEPGAKLRVEKLEAEAGQTVEFDALLLGGEKTVVGNPIVPGAKVVAEVVGHGKGRKIRVMKFKAKVQYRRKRGHRQPYTEIVVKEIRA, encoded by the coding sequence ATGTTCGCAATCATCGAGACCGGAGGAAAACAATACCGGGCCGAACCTGGCGCGAAGCTGCGCGTGGAGAAGCTCGAGGCCGAAGCAGGTCAGACCGTCGAGTTCGACGCCCTCCTGCTGGGCGGGGAAAAAACCGTGGTGGGCAACCCCATCGTGCCCGGTGCCAAGGTAGTGGCTGAGGTGGTGGGTCACGGCAAGGGCAGGAAGATCCGGGTGATGAAGTTCAAGGCCAAGGTGCAGTACCGCCGTAAGCGGGGCCACCGCCAGCCTTACACCGAGATCGTGGTCAAGGAGATCCGCGCTTAA
- a CDS encoding GNAT family N-acetyltransferase has product MPFRLETPRLILRRFEQHDLEALIAYRSDPQVAHYQSWDAPYPREKALAFLEWATQAQPTPGQWFYAAIESKGSGETLGECAFLWLEDGQQARIVVTLATQHQRQGYAREALQRLLEYLFEDLKLHRVHASSDVENHAAWHLMVQLGMRLEGQSVESRWLKGRWSSEYHYAILQREWRERRG; this is encoded by the coding sequence ATGCCCTTTCGCCTCGAGACCCCCCGCCTGATCCTGCGCCGTTTTGAACAGCACGACCTGGAAGCCCTCATCGCCTACCGCTCCGATCCCCAAGTAGCCCACTACCAGAGCTGGGACGCGCCCTACCCCAGGGAGAAAGCCCTGGCTTTCCTCGAGTGGGCTACGCAGGCCCAGCCCACGCCGGGACAGTGGTTCTACGCGGCCATCGAATCCAAGGGCAGCGGCGAGACCCTGGGTGAGTGTGCGTTTTTGTGGCTCGAGGACGGCCAGCAGGCCCGAATCGTCGTCACCCTGGCCACACAGCATCAGCGACAGGGCTATGCCCGCGAGGCGCTGCAGCGGCTGCTGGAGTACCTCTTCGAGGACTTGAAGCTGCACCGGGTGCACGCCAGCTCCGACGTGGAGAACCATGCCGCCTGGCACCTGATGGTCCAGTTGGGGATGCGGCTGGAGGGGCAATCGGTCGAGAGCCGTTGGCTCAAGGGCCGCTGGAGCAGCGAGTACCACTACGCCATCCTGCAGCGGGAGTGGCGCGAGCGGCGGGGTTGA
- the purN gene encoding phosphoribosylglycinamide formyltransferase, giving the protein MNLGFLASGRGSNLQAVIDACKRGRLCATPRVVISNNSASGALEKARQEGIPAYHLSSHTHGEGLDEAILKTLQRHEVELVVLVGYMKKLGPRTLAAYRNRIVNIHPALLPKFGGQGMYGINVHKAVIEAGERESGATIHLVDEEYDHGAILAQTRVPVLPDDTPQTLAQRVLEREHAFLVETLGKIISGEIRLD; this is encoded by the coding sequence GTGAACCTCGGTTTTCTCGCCTCAGGACGGGGTAGCAACCTACAAGCGGTGATCGATGCCTGCAAGCGCGGGCGGCTTTGTGCCACACCACGGGTGGTGATCTCCAATAACAGCGCTTCGGGGGCGCTAGAGAAGGCCCGTCAGGAGGGTATCCCCGCCTATCACCTCTCGAGCCACACCCACGGCGAGGGGCTCGACGAGGCCATCTTGAAGACCCTGCAGCGGCACGAGGTCGAGCTGGTGGTGCTGGTGGGCTACATGAAGAAGCTGGGGCCGCGAACCCTGGCGGCCTACCGCAACCGCATCGTCAACATCCATCCAGCTCTGCTGCCTAAGTTCGGCGGGCAGGGAATGTACGGGATAAACGTGCACAAAGCGGTGATCGAGGCGGGCGAGCGCGAGAGCGGCGCGACGATCCACCTCGTAGACGAGGAATACGACCACGGAGCCATCCTGGCCCAGACCCGCGTCCCCGTGCTCCCGGACGACACCCCCCAGACGCTGGCCCAGCGGGTGCTCGAGCGCGAGCACGCTTTCCTGGTCGAGACCTTGGGCAAGATCATCAGTGGAGAGATCCGCCTCGATTGA